Proteins found in one Kwoniella bestiolae CBS 10118 chromosome 1, complete sequence genomic segment:
- a CDS encoding 6-phosphofructokinase, which yields MLSSKTIDALVSDTESNPNHVADQQSEAMTPVPQDSRQGESEPRTKDLEGVSEGLLDKAEGIKVPTVAEDGAKSPAARNKRQKNVAVLTSGGDSAGMNAAVRAVVRQSIARGCQAYIIREGWEGLVRGNTSEPTPFTTPKRTPAASANQSPVLQPTKSVSFSSLPPSKQMELEKATHELNEQAEEDRDKVRVNFTDPSGVAPLSNAPLSFGFGELLKDGAGEGDVEEMQAHGLQSMVIADEEDEKGKSLKGRYIVRVGWDDVRGWLGEGGTLIGSSRCPSFRERSGRLQAAHNLIKYGIDCLAVCGGDGSLTGADKLRGEWPSLVEELLITGKIDEEQAETYRHLNIVGLVGSIDNDMSMTDLTIGAPTALHRICESIDSIASTASSHSRAFVIEVMGRHCGWLALLAGVAMGADFIFIPESPPETDDWETEMCNLLQSHRKVGKRKSIVIVAEGALDRNLKPIKPDYVKDILVDRLGLDTRVTTLGHTQRGGRPCAYDRILPTLQGVQAVQALLEATPETPSYMIGTQENKITRVPLLEAVAETQAVAKCIENRNFAEAMSHRDSEFREMLQAFQISSSLAVNEEAPKDKRLRIGIVHVGAPAGGMNAATRQAVRFCHNRGHTPVAIYNGFEGLLDDNVSELSWLRVDTWTTRGGSELGTNRTLPSVDLGSVAAGFQRHALDGLLVIGGFEAFHSLMILEQNRANYPSFQIPMVHLPATISNNVPMTDFSLGSDTSLNALVDACDAIRQSASASRNRVFVVETQGGMSGYLATMGALAVGAVLVYTPEDGISLKLLQEDVEFLTKRYSLDAKGKSEGRLVIKSEKSSSIYTTEVLTKIFKEEGKELFDARSASLGHTLQGGTPSPMDRTRAARLALRCMQFLEKHATPNSQSSHRSGSKHKKPAYSTETATMIAIRGSKIVYATMEEVLKHTDMKLRRGKDEWWSDIKRLAEIMGGRQGLVSS from the exons ATGCTATCAAGCAAGACCATCGACGCTCTAGTCAGCGACACAGAATCAAACCCAAATCACGTCGCAGATCAACAGTCAGAAGCAATGACGCCCGTCCCCCAGGACTCACGACAGGGTGAATCTGAACCCCGAACAAAGGACCTGGAAGGTGTCTCTGAGGGTCTACTGGACAAGGCTGAGGGTATCAAAGTACCTACCGTAGCTGAAGATGGAGCGAAATCCCCAGCTGCGAGGAATAAGAGACAGAAGAATGTCGCTGTGTTGACCTCGGGGGGTGATAGTGCTGGTATGAATgctgctg TTCGTGCCGTCGTCAGACAATCCATCGCAAGGGGATGTCAAGCCTACATCATCCgagaagggtgggaaggtCTCGTCCGAGGAAACACCTCTGAACCAACACCATTCACCACCCCCAAACGAACCCCTGCGGCATCAGCCAACCAATCCCCCGTCTTGCAACCTACCAAATCCGtatcattctcctcattACCACCTTCAAAACAGATGGAATTGGAGAAAGCCACACACGAACTGAACGAACAAGCCGAAGAAGATCGGGACAAGGTCCGAGTCAACTTTACTGATCCCAGTGGGGTCGCTCCTTTGTCGAACGCACCGCTCAGTTTCGGATTCGGAGAGTTACTCAAAGATGGTGCgggtgagggagatgtcGAAGAGATGCAGGCTCATGGATTACAATCTATGGTTattgctgatgaggaggatgagaagggtaaATCCCTCAAAGGGAGATATATAGTCAGAGTTGGATGGGACGATGTGAGAGGTTGgttgggtgagggaggtACCCTTATTGGATCTTCCAGATGCCCTTCTT TCAGAGAAAGATCAGGAAGACTTCAAGCCGCTCATAACCTTATCAAATATGGTATCGACTGTTTGGCCGTttgtggtggtgatggttcTTTGACCGGTGCAGACAAATTGAGAGGAGAATGGCCAAGTCTCGTGGAAGAGCTCCTTATTACAG GCAAAATCGACGAGGAGCAAGCAGAAACATACAGACACTTGAACATTGTCGGTCTTGTCGGATctatcga CAATGACATGTCCATGACCGATCTCACTATTGGTGCCCCCACCGCGTTACACCGAATCTGTGAATCTATCGATTCTATCGCCTCCACCgcttcttcccattcccgAGCATTCGTCATCGAAGTTATGGGTAGACACTGTGGATGGTTGGCTTTGCTTGCCGGTGTAGCGATGGGAGCagatttcatcttcattcccGAATCACCTCCTGAGACCGACGACTGGGAGACTGAGATGTGTAACTTACTTCAATCCCACCGAAAGGTCGGTAAAAGAAAGTCTATTGTCATTGTTGCCGAAGGTGCTCTAGACAGGAACTTGAAGCCTATCAAACCTGATTATGTCAAGGATATCTTGGTGGATAGATTAGGTCTGGATACCAGAGTTACTACTTTAGGTCACACGCAACGAGGTGGAAGACCTTGTGCTTATGATAGAATTTTG CCCACCCTCCAAGGTGTACAAGCCGTTCAAGCGCTTCTCGAAGCTACTCCTGAAACTCCTTCATACATGATTGGTACCCAAGAGAATAAGATCACCAGAGTACCTCTTCTCGAGGCTGTCGCCGAA ACTCAAGCCGTTGCGAAGTGCATCGAAAACCGAAACTTCGCTGAAGCTATGAGCCACCGAGATTCCGAGTTCCGAGAAATGTTACAAGCCTTCCAAATCAGTTCTTCGCTCGCTGTCAACGAAGAAGCACCCAAGGATAAGAGACTCCGAATCGGTATAGTCCACGTCGGAGCTCCTGCGGGAGGTATGAACGCCGCCACTCGACAAGCCGTACGATTCTGTCATAATCGAGGTCACACCCCTGTAGCCATCTACAACGGTTTTGAAGGTCTTCTCGACGATAATGTCTCCGAGCTCTCATGGTTGAGAGTAGACACTTGGACTACTCGGGGTGGATCAGAATTGGGTACCAACCGAACATTGCCCAGTGTTGATCTCGGTAGTGTTGCAGCAGGATTCCAAAGACATGCGTTGGATGGGTTGTTAGTCATTGGTGGATTTGAAGCCTTCCATTCTCTCATGATTCTCGAGCAGAACCGAGCCAATTACCCAAGCTTCCAAATCCCCATGGTCCACTTACCAGccaccatctccaacaacGTACCTATGACGGACTTCTCTTTGGGAAGTGACACTTCCCTCAATGCTCTGGTAGATGCTTGTGATGCTATTAGACAATCCGCTTCGGCGAGTAGGAACAGAGTGTTCGTTGTGGAGACTCAGGGTGGTATGAGCGGTTATCTCGCTACTATGGGTGCCTTAGCT GTGGGTGCTGTACTTGTGTACACTCCTGAGGACGGTATCTCGCTCAAACTCCTGCAGGAAGACGTAGAATTCTTGACCAAGAGATACTCATTAGATGCTAAGGGTAAGAGTGAAGGTCGATTGGTAATCAA ATCCGAGAAATCCTCCTCTATCTACACCACCGAAGTGCTCACCAAGATCttcaaagaagaaggtaaagagCTCTTCGACGCCCGATCCGCCTCGCTAGGTCATACCCTCCAAGGAGgaaccccctctcccatgGACCGAACTCGAGCTGCAAGATTGGCTTTGAGATGTATGCAATTCCTCGAGAAACACGCCACACCCAACTCGCAATCATCCCACCGAAGTGGATCTAAGCACAAGAAACCTGCCTACTCGACTGAGACCGCTACGATGATTGCGATCAGGGGGAGCAAGATTGTGTATGCCACTATGGAGGAGGTGTTGAAGCATACGGATATGAAAttgaggagggggaaagACGAGTGGTGGTCTGATATCAAGAGATTGGCGGAGATCATGGGTGGAAGACAGGGATTGGTGTCTTCATAG